One genomic region from Salvia hispanica cultivar TCC Black 2014 chromosome 2, UniMelb_Shisp_WGS_1.0, whole genome shotgun sequence encodes:
- the LOC125206780 gene encoding aldehyde oxidase GLOX-like, with the protein MAAKNLSLHSLFSLLILLSLHPPTSSQLHRNYSSTSLLRQQISHYSTVPGGGEWMLLQQSIGVSAMHMQLLYDNKVIIFDRTDFGLSNLTLPPGECRGNDEAVPVDCSAHSLLYDVTTNTFRPLIVQTDVWCSSGALNADGTLIQTGGYHAGDHKIRLFMPCTYGQCDWIELKQNLTVQRWYASDQILPDGRIIILGGRRAFSYEFFPKNEFTATVRFPFLKETTDPKEENNLYPFLHLLPDGNLFVFANRRSVLLDYNNNRIVRQFPPIPAEKRSYPATGSSAMLPLKLTGGNDSVAVDVMVCGGAWGGSYLKAMRGIFNLAAKSCGRIRVTDPDPKWEMEDMPMGRVMADMLLLPSGDVIILNGAARGSAGWECASDPVLNPVMYRPDEPDPTRRFTVLNPTTIPRLYHSAATLLPDGSVLVGGSNPHVRYNFTGVEYPTELSLEAFAPPYLGAAYSHLRPSILSIEGPADGVVSYGQQFAISFGLGLFQDVARCIVTMVAPSFTTHSFAMNQRLLVLYIENVQQLSSFDYKVTVRAPPNANVAPPGYYMLFVVHQGVPCHSVWLRIS; encoded by the coding sequence ATGGCGGCCAAGAATCTCTCTCTACAttccctcttctctctcctcatcctcctctctctccacCCTCCAACGTCATCCCAACTCCACCGCAACTACTCCTCCACCTCCCTCCTCCGCCAGCAAATCTCCCACTACTCCACCGTCCCCGGCGGCGGCGAGTGGATGCTTCTCCAGCAATCAATCGGCGTATCCGCAATGCATATGCAGCTTCTCTACGACAACAAAGTCATCATCTTCGACCGCACCGATTTCGGCCTCTCCAACCTCACCCTCCCGCCGGGGGAGTGCCGCGGAAACGACGAGGCCGTCCCCGTCGACTGCTCCGCGCATTCTCTCCTCTACGACGTCACCACCAACACCTTCCGCCCGCTCATCGTCCAGACCGACGTCTGGTGCTCCTCCGGCGCCCTCAACGCTGACGGAACCCTAATCCAAACCGGCGGATACCACGCCGGCGATCACAAAATCCGCCTCTTCATGCCCTGCACCTACGGCCAGTGCGATTGGATCGAGCTGAAGCAGAATTTGACCGTCCAGCGATGGTACGCCTCCGATCAAATCTTACCGGACGGCCGCATCATCATCCTCGGCGGGAGAAGAGCTTTCAGCTACGAATTCTTCCCCAAAAATGAATTCACCGCCACCGTTAGGTTTCCGTTCCTCAAAGAAACCACCGATCCCAAGGAAGAGAATAATCTTTACCCCTTCCTCCACCTCTTGCCCGACGGAAACCTCTTCGTCTTCGCTAACCGCCGCTCCGTTTTGTTAGATTACAACAATAACAGAATCGTCAGACAATTCCCGCCGATTCCCGCCGAGAAGAGGTCGTATCCGGCTACCGGATCCTCCGCGATGCTGCCGCTGAAGCTGACGGGGGGGAACGATTCTGTGGCGGTGGATGTGATGGTTTGCGGCGGCGCGTGGGGTGGATCGTATTTGAAGGCAATGAGAGGTATATTCAATTTGGCGGCAAAATCATGCGGGAGGATCCGGGTCACGGATCCGGACCCGAAGTGGGAGATGGAGGACATGCCGATGGGTCGGGTCATGGCCGACATGCTGCTTCTCCCAAGCGGAGATGTGATCATTCTAAACGGAGCGGCCCGGGGCTCAGCCGGGTGGGAGTGCGCGTCTGACCCGGTGTTGAATCCGGTGATGTACCGACCCGACGAGCCAGACCCGACCCGGAGATTCACGGTGCTCAACCCGACGACGATCCCGAGGCTGTACCACTCAGCAGCCACGTTGCTGCCAGATGGCAGCGTGTTAGTGGGCGGGAGCAACCCGCACGTGAGGTACAACTTCACAGGCGTGGAGTACCCCACGGAGCTGAGCCTGGAGGCGTTCGCGCCGCCGTATCTCGGCGCGGCGTACTCGCACCTCCGCCCTTCGATCCTGTCGATAGAGGGGCCCGCAGACGGGGTCGTATCGTACGGTCAGCAATTCGCCATCAGCTTCGGGCTGGGGCTGTTTCAGGATGTGGCGAGGTGCATCGTGACAATGGTGGCCCCCTCCTTCACCACGCACTCGTTCGCGATGAATCAGAGGCTGCTCGTGTTGTACATTGAGAACGTGCAACAGCTCTCTTCCTTCGATTATAAGGTCACCGTGCGCGCGCCGCCAAATGCCAATGTTGCCCCGCCGGGTTATTATATGCTGTTTGTGGTGCACCAGGGCGTACCATGTCATAGCGTTTGGCTCAGAATTAGCTGA
- the LOC125206068 gene encoding protein NRT1/ PTR FAMILY 4.6, which translates to MEVENTWHGYVDWRGKPAAKHRHGGMLAASFVLVVEVLENLAFLANASNLVLYLAQYMHFTPSGSANAVTNFMGTAFLLALLGGFLSDAFFTTYQIFSISALIEFLGLVLLTVQAQSSSLKPPECEAGSLDSPCRQVHGAKAAMLFLGLYLVALGVGGIKGSLPPHGAEQFDESTPQGRKHRSSFFNYFVFSLSFGALIAVTLVVWIEDNKGWQWGFGISTLTILLSIPIFLAGSKFYRNKIPQGSPLTTISKILIASLLNTGTTNAVTSMAASPSPTTLHDGENNKETTESPLIFDSPSQSLKFLNRAVENKPACTVLKCTVQELEQVKIVLKVLPIFGCTIMLNACLAQLSTFSVQQAATMDTKIGSLKVPPASLPVFPVVFIMILAPLYDHTIIPFARRLTKSESGITHLQRIGVGLILSVVAMAVAALVEIKRKRVATSSGLIDSTKPLPLTFLWIAFQYLFLGSADLFTLAGLLEFFFTEAPPAMRSLATSLSFASLAVGYYLSSVITSIVNNVTGDSTHKSWLSGNNINRYHLERFYWLLCVLSGLNFLHYLFWATRYKYRSVGSNK; encoded by the exons ATG GAGGTGGAGAACACGTGGCATGGCTATGTTGATTGGAGAGGAAAACCAGCTGCCAAACACAGACATGGCGGCATGCTTGCTGCCTCCTTCGTTTTGG TTGTGGAGGTGTTGGAAAATTTGGCGTTTCTGGCGAATGCGAGCAACTTGGTGTTGTACCTTGCGCAATACATGCATTTTACGCCGTCTGGATCGGCAAACGCCGTTACGAATTTTATGGGAACGGCGTTTCTGCTGGCGCTGCTTGGCGGCTTCTTGTCAGATGCCTTCTTCACCACATACCAAATATTTTCAATCAGTGCACTCATCGAATTTCTG GGCCTAGTACTACTCACTGTGCAAGCACAATCAAGCTCCTTAAAACCACCAGAATGTGAGGCCGGAAGCCTGGATTCGCCTTGCCGGCAAGTTCATGGTGCTAAGGCTGCAATGCTCTTCTTAGGCCTCTACTTGGTGGCTCTAGGCGTTGGTGGCATCAAGGGCTCGTTACCTCCCCACGGGGCAGAGCAGTTCGACGAGAGCACCCCACAGGGAAGGAAGCATAGATCCTCCTTTTTCAATTACTTCGTATTTTCCCTGTCGTTTGGTGCCCTCATCGCGGTCACCCTTGTCGTTTGGATCGAAGATAACAAAGGCTGGCAATGGGGGTTCGGAATCTCCACACTCACAATATTGTTGTCTATTCCAATCTTCCTAGCTGGCTCCAAATTTTACAGGAACAAGATCCCTCAAGGAAGCCCTCTCACAACAATATCCAAg ATACTCATAGCCTCCTTGCTCAACACGGGCACGACTAACGCGGTCACAAGCATGGCTGCGAGCCCTTCTCCTACAACACTCCACGACGGAGAGAACAACAAAGAGACAACAGAGTCACCACTAATATTCGACTCTCCATCTCAGAGCCTCAAGTTCCTCAACAGAGCAGTTGAGAACAAGCCAGCTTGCACCGTGCTGAAATGCACGGTGCAAGAACTGGAACAAGTGAAGATTGTACTAAAAGTCCTCCCAATCTTCGGCTGCACGATCATGCTCAACGCCTGCCTCGCTCAACTCTCCACCTTCTCGGTCCAACAAGCCGCCACCATGGACACGAAAATCGGTTCCCTAAAGGTCCCCCCTGCCTCCCTCCCTGTATTCCCGGTCGTCTTCATCATGATCCTCGCACCCCTCTACGACCACACCATCATCCCATTCGCTCGCAGACTAACCAAGTCCGAGTCAGGGATCACCCATCTACAACGAATTGGTGTCGGCCTAATCCTCTCGGTAGTGGCAATGGCCGTGGCCGCGCTAGTGGAGATCAAACGCAAGAGAGTAGCGACCTCCTCAGGGCTGATCGACTCGACCAAACCCCTACCTCTAACGTTCTTATGGATCGCGTTCCAGTACCTATTCCTCGGATCAGCCGACCTCTTCACCCTAGCCGGACTACTAGAGTTCTTCTTCACAGAGGCGCCTCCCGCCATGAGATCCCTAGCGACGTCCCTCTCTTTCGCATCGCTAGCCGTCGGATACTACCTAAGCTCTGTCATCACGTCGATTGTCAACAATGTGACAGGCGATTCAACCCACAAATCTTGGCTCTCAGGCAACAACATCAATCGTTACCACCTTGAGAGATTCTATTGGCTCTTGTGTGTGCTTAGTGGCTTGAATTTCTTGCACTATCTCTTTTGGGCTACAAGGTACAAATACAGATCCGTTGGATCAAACAAGTAG